Sequence from the Dehalococcoidia bacterium genome:
GGAGGACGGCGTCCCCGCGAAGGCCATTGACGAGGACATGCTCGGCCGCTACCTCTACACAGCGGGCCTGCCCGACCCGGACCTGGTCGTCCGCACGGGCGGCGAGATGCGCCTGTCCAACTTCCTGCTCTGGCAGACCGCCTACGCGGAGTATTACAGTACGCCCACCTTCTGGCCCGACTTCGACGAGGCGGAGCTGGAAAAGGCGCTGCGCGCCTACAGCCAGCGGGAGCGGCGCTTCGGCAGCGTGGGCGTGGGCAACGGGAAGGCGGCCCGGCTATCGCAGGAGCCGGGGCGCTAAGCCAGGCCATGCGCCTGCGTCTCATCAGCGCCGCTGTCGGCATCCCGCTCCTTGTAGCGGCCATCTGGCTGGGCAACCCCTGGTTCGGCGTCCTCCTGACCGCTGTCGCGCTGGCCGCCGGCCTGGAGTTCCTCAACCTGGCGCCCAGGGCGGAGGCGCGTCCACTTCGGCTTCTGGGGCTGCTCTTCATACTCCTCTTCACCCTCAACGGGTTTGCCTTCACCGGTGCGGACTACGCCGTCCCCCTTCTATCGGGCGCGGTCGTCCTCTCCCTGCTCCTGCTTCTAGCGCGCGGCAACACGGAAGGCGCGGCGCTCGGCTGGGCCTGGACGCTGGCGGGCATCCTGTACGTCGGCTGGACGCTGGGGCACGCGGCCCGACTGGAGGTGAGGCCGGACGGCCCGCGGTGGCTCCTGTTCGTGCTGTTCGCTACCTTCGCGGTGGACACGGCGGCGTTTGTCGTGGGCCGTGCCATCGGACGGAGGCGGCTCGCGCCCTCCATCAGCCCCGGCAAGACGTGGGAAGGCGCAATCGCCGGTCTGCTGGCCGGGCTGGTGGCCGCGCCTGTACTGGGATCCCTCCTCGGCCTGCCGTTGTCGCTGGTGGAGAGCGCGGCGCTCGGCGTAGCCATAAGCATCGCGGCCCAGCTCGGCGACCTTGCGGAGTCCCTGCTGAAGCGGAGCGCAAGAGTCAAGGACGCGGGCGGGCTTATACCGGGGCACGGGGGCGTGCTGGACAGATACGACAGTATTGTAATCCCCCTTCTGCTCGTTTATTATTATGTGATACTGTCGAAAGGATAGACGCCATATGCGGGGCCTTGTCATCCTGGGCTCCACGGGGTCCATAGGCCGCCAGACCCTGGACATCGTGCGACGCTTTCCCGACCGCCTCCGCGTCATTGGCCTGGCGGCGGGTTCCAACCTGGATGTCCTGCGCCAGCAGATTGAAGAGTTCAAGCCCGAGCTGGGCTTTTTCCTGGGCAACGAGCGGCCCGTCGCGGTCTCCAGCAACACCTACCGTTTCGTCTCCATGGAGGAGATGGTGGCCCACCCCGCCGTGGATATGGTGATGGTGGGCACCGTGGGCAGGGTGGGCCTGGCGCCGACCCTCGCCGCCCTCCGGACGGGCAAGACCGTGGCGTTGGCTAACAAAGAAGTCGTGGTCATGGCCGGAGAGCTGCTCATGGCTGAGGCGCAGCGCTACCGGACGACGGTCCTGCCGGTGGACAGCGAGCCTAACGCTATATGGCAATGCCTGCGCGGCGAGAACGCGGAGGATATATCCCGCGTCATCCTGACGGCATCCGGCGGCCCCTTCCGCTACCGGGCGCCGGAGGAGTTGCAGAAGGTCACGCAACAGGAAGCGCTGAACCATCCCACCTGGCGCATGGGTAAGAAAATCACCATTGACTCGGCCACGCTGATGAACAAGGGCTTTGAGGTGATCGAGGCCCACTACCTGTTCAGCCTGCCGTACAAGCAGATCGAGGTAGTCATCCACCCGGAGAGCATGGTCCACTCCATGGTGGAGTTCAGCGACGGTTCAGTGAAGGCGGTCATCTGTCCGCCCGACATGCGCATGCCCATACAGTACGCCCTGGCCTATCCCCACAGGTGGGCGAACCCGGACATCCCCCGGCTGGACCCGGTGTCCGTGGGGCGCTTGAGTTTTGAGCCGCTGGACCCGTCGCGTTTTCCTTGCTTCCAGGTGGCTCTGGAGGCCGGAAAAGCGGGTGGCACGTAT
This genomic interval carries:
- a CDS encoding 1-deoxy-D-xylulose-5-phosphate reductoisomerase, whose translation is MRGLVILGSTGSIGRQTLDIVRRFPDRLRVIGLAAGSNLDVLRQQIEEFKPELGFFLGNERPVAVSSNTYRFVSMEEMVAHPAVDMVMVGTVGRVGLAPTLAALRTGKTVALANKEVVVMAGELLMAEAQRYRTTVLPVDSEPNAIWQCLRGENAEDISRVILTASGGPFRYRAPEELQKVTQQEALNHPTWRMGKKITIDSATLMNKGFEVIEAHYLFSLPYKQIEVVIHPESMVHSMVEFSDGSVKAVICPPDMRMPIQYALAYPHRWANPDIPRLDPVSVGRLSFEPLDPSRFPCFQVALEAGKAGGTYPAVLSAADEVAVEMFLFQQIAFLDIVKLVKAALDAHRPVRQPSLDDILAADAWAREFTANQVPT
- a CDS encoding CDP-archaeol synthase, translated to MRLRLISAAVGIPLLVAAIWLGNPWFGVLLTAVALAAGLEFLNLAPRAEARPLRLLGLLFILLFTLNGFAFTGADYAVPLLSGAVVLSLLLLLARGNTEGAALGWAWTLAGILYVGWTLGHAARLEVRPDGPRWLLFVLFATFAVDTAAFVVGRAIGRRRLAPSISPGKTWEGAIAGLLAGLVAAPVLGSLLGLPLSLVESAALGVAISIAAQLGDLAESLLKRSARVKDAGGLIPGHGGVLDRYDSIVIPLLLVYYYVILSKG